From Myxococcales bacterium, the proteins below share one genomic window:
- a CDS encoding zinc ABC transporter substrate-binding protein, with protein sequence MVSRIARALSVSLAAGALVFSVAGCKSCGNAAPEGKPRVAVSIYPVYDLVKKVAGPDADVSLLLQPGKNEHSFDPTPKDVEEVSKARIGVMVGLGLDPWMEKLMKDAAPSAKVLKVGDRVPTRPIEAEAIGEEEAHAAHAGKDDDDDHDHEKGAIDPHVWLDPQNARLIVRAFAEEISKIDAAHATDYRKRADALDKDLDALDKELEKRAAALPKKGFVTFHGSFGYFAKRYGLQILAVIEPFPGSQPSGAYVQKVLGVIKEKKVPALYSEPQLDPRPAKVLSDEAKIPLGVLDPVGGGPETDGYEKMLRFDMTELEKHQK encoded by the coding sequence ATGGTTAGCCGCATCGCTCGGGCCCTCTCCGTGTCCCTCGCCGCAGGGGCGCTCGTCTTCTCGGTCGCGGGCTGCAAGAGCTGCGGGAACGCCGCGCCCGAGGGCAAGCCCCGCGTCGCCGTGTCGATCTACCCGGTGTACGACCTCGTGAAGAAGGTCGCCGGACCGGACGCCGACGTGAGCCTCCTCCTCCAGCCTGGCAAGAACGAGCACTCGTTCGACCCGACCCCGAAGGACGTCGAAGAGGTCTCGAAGGCCCGCATCGGCGTCATGGTCGGCCTCGGGCTCGACCCGTGGATGGAAAAGCTCATGAAAGACGCCGCCCCGAGCGCGAAGGTGCTCAAGGTCGGCGACCGTGTGCCCACGCGCCCCATCGAAGCCGAGGCCATCGGTGAAGAAGAGGCGCACGCGGCCCACGCCGGCAAGGACGACGACGACGATCACGACCACGAGAAGGGCGCGATCGACCCGCACGTCTGGCTCGATCCGCAGAACGCTCGGCTCATCGTGCGGGCCTTCGCCGAGGAGATCTCGAAGATCGACGCCGCCCACGCGACCGATTACCGGAAGCGCGCCGACGCCCTCGACAAGGACCTCGACGCCCTCGACAAGGAGCTCGAGAAGCGCGCCGCCGCGCTCCCCAAGAAGGGCTTCGTCACGTTCCACGGCAGCTTCGGCTACTTCGCGAAGCGCTACGGCCTCCAGATCCTCGCCGTCATCGAGCCCTTCCCCGGCTCGCAGCCCTCGGGCGCCTACGTGCAGAAGGTCCTCGGCGTCATCAAGGAGAAGAAGGTCCCTGCACTCTACAGCGAACCGCAGCTCGACCCGCGGCCGGCCAAGGTGCTCTCGGACGAGGCAAAAATCCCGCTCGGCGTGCTCGACCCGGTCGGCGGTGGCCCCGAGACCGACGGCTACGAGAAGATGCTCCGGTTCGACATGACCGAGCTCGAGAAGCACCAAAAATGA
- a CDS encoding arginine N-succinyltransferase, whose protein sequence is MAGYEIRGALPSDEDQILSVARHLNTVNLPDDREGVRSILDVAHRTFTHEIKDPKRREHVFVLVDKANDKIIGTSMIFGQLGRRDAPYIYLDVIDEERYSHTLDKHFTHTTLSIGYSYDGPTEIGGLVLLPDYRKVPERLGQFVSYVRFLYMKMHRALFRDEVLAELLPPLEKDGTSHLWEALGRHFTGMTYAEADRLSKRNKEFIRGLFPEGTIYASLLPKQAQDVIGKVGAQTRGVEKMLRRIGFRYAERVDPFDGGPHFTALTDEISLVQRTRKIRVAKIVPDSEPSKVRAVIARHLEEAPYFRAVLGPVHDDDPKDDEAQIAEDTARHLGLRVGDEAWILPLD, encoded by the coding sequence ATGGCAGGCTACGAAATTCGCGGCGCGCTCCCCTCGGACGAGGACCAAATCCTCTCCGTGGCGCGCCACCTCAACACGGTGAACCTCCCCGACGATCGCGAAGGCGTTCGGTCGATCCTCGACGTCGCGCACAGGACGTTCACCCACGAGATCAAAGACCCGAAGCGGCGGGAGCACGTGTTCGTGCTCGTCGACAAGGCGAACGACAAGATCATCGGGACCTCGATGATCTTCGGTCAGCTCGGCCGGCGAGATGCACCCTACATCTATCTCGACGTGATCGACGAGGAGCGCTACTCGCACACGCTCGACAAGCACTTCACACACACGACGCTCTCGATCGGCTACTCGTACGACGGCCCCACGGAGATCGGCGGGCTCGTGCTCTTGCCCGACTACCGCAAGGTGCCCGAGCGCCTCGGGCAGTTCGTGTCGTACGTGCGTTTTCTCTACATGAAGATGCACAGGGCGCTCTTCCGGGACGAGGTCTTGGCCGAGCTCCTCCCGCCGCTCGAGAAGGACGGCACCTCGCACCTGTGGGAGGCGCTCGGGCGGCACTTCACCGGCATGACGTACGCCGAGGCCGACCGGCTCTCGAAGCGCAACAAGGAGTTCATCCGCGGCCTCTTCCCCGAGGGAACGATCTACGCGTCGCTCCTCCCGAAGCAGGCGCAAGACGTGATCGGCAAGGTGGGCGCGCAGACCCGCGGCGTCGAGAAGATGCTCCGCCGTATCGGCTTCCGGTACGCCGAGCGCGTCGACCCGTTCGACGGCGGCCCGCACTTCACCGCCCTCACCGACGAGATCTCGCTCGTCCAGCGCACACGAAAGATCCGCGTGGCCAAGATCGTGCCCGACAGCGAGCCCTCCAAGGTCCGCGCCGTGATCGCGCGCCACCTCGAAGAGGCCCCCTACTTCCGCGCCGTGCTCGGCCCCGTGCACGATGACGATCCGAAGGACGACGAGGCACAGATCGCGGAGGACACGGCGAGGCACCTCGGCCTCCGCGTGGGCGACGAGGCCTGGATCCTCCCGCTCGACTGA
- a CDS encoding alpha/beta fold hydrolase, protein MYGASSLPDEAPAISTFDLELRTEDGVTLRGTVREPEGQTGVRATLVLAHAAFARRSAWEKPRGKGLAERYATLGYRTISFDFRGHGESERGASASAYDAFVRWDLPSVVACARDRGQKVVVIGHSLGGHVALASQGIGRLGADALVVAGATVWHPAFEPSFLRSVALTGAAGVVDAISRYTGKFPARALRMGSDDADQGSLTPFLRAARGAGYRSDDGHDDYLAALSRVKVPVAGLVSRGDGICSPEQGARFVRRTSGPTKVIVLGRGHRGEAPPSHMELVTSEACHGAWDAALAWVIGEEGRRAGADR, encoded by the coding sequence ATGTACGGAGCCTCCTCCCTCCCCGACGAAGCCCCGGCGATCTCGACGTTCGACCTCGAGCTCCGAACGGAGGACGGTGTCACGCTGCGTGGCACGGTGCGCGAGCCCGAGGGCCAGACCGGCGTTCGCGCGACGCTCGTGCTCGCCCACGCGGCGTTCGCGCGGCGGTCCGCATGGGAAAAGCCGCGCGGGAAGGGGCTCGCCGAGCGGTACGCAACCCTTGGATATCGCACGATTTCTTTCGATTTTCGTGGACACGGGGAGAGCGAGCGCGGCGCGAGCGCTTCGGCGTACGACGCCTTCGTGCGGTGGGACCTCCCGAGCGTGGTGGCGTGCGCGAGGGACCGCGGGCAGAAGGTCGTGGTGATCGGGCACTCGCTCGGCGGGCACGTCGCCCTCGCGTCGCAGGGCATCGGGAGGCTCGGCGCCGACGCGCTCGTCGTGGCCGGCGCGACGGTGTGGCATCCGGCGTTCGAGCCCTCGTTCTTGCGCTCGGTGGCGCTTACCGGGGCGGCCGGCGTCGTCGATGCGATCTCACGGTACACCGGGAAATTCCCGGCGCGCGCGCTACGTATGGGGAGCGACGACGCCGATCAAGGGTCGCTCACGCCGTTCTTGAGGGCGGCGCGGGGCGCGGGGTACCGGAGCGACGACGGCCACGACGACTACCTCGCGGCGCTCTCGCGGGTGAAGGTCCCGGTGGCCGGGCTCGTGAGCCGCGGCGATGGCATCTGCTCCCCCGAGCAGGGCGCGCGCTTCGTGCGGCGTACGTCGGGGCCCACGAAGGTGATCGTGCTCGGGCGCGGACATCGAGGCGAGGCGCCCCCTTCGCACATGGAGCTCGTCACGTCCGAGGCGTGCCACGGCGCGTGGGACGCGGCCCTCGCGTGGGTCATCGGCGAAGAGGGGCGGCGCGCCGGGGCCGACCGGTGA
- a CDS encoding DUF938 domain-containing protein: MTARLSSPSVARNREPILAVLGPLCERERDRSDASPDEPVRILEVASGSGEHAAFFASALPFVVWQPSDRDIAALTSIDAYRLELGVRNMLPPLRLDARAEVRLPTRQVFDGLVCINMIHISPWASTLGLFASTREVVRPGGFVLLYGPYRRGGRHTAESNARFDADLRVRNPEWGVRDLDEVVAVAEREGLGLERVVEMPRDNLTVVLRKAVSREDGEP, translated from the coding sequence GTGACGGCTCGCCTCAGCTCTCCCTCGGTCGCTCGAAACCGCGAGCCCATCCTCGCGGTGCTCGGACCGCTCTGCGAACGCGAGCGAGATCGCAGCGACGCGAGCCCGGACGAGCCCGTGCGCATCCTCGAGGTCGCGAGCGGTTCGGGGGAGCACGCCGCGTTCTTCGCCTCGGCGCTCCCGTTCGTCGTGTGGCAGCCGAGCGATCGCGACATCGCGGCGCTCACGAGCATCGACGCGTACCGGCTCGAGCTCGGCGTGAGGAACATGCTCCCGCCGCTTCGACTCGACGCGCGCGCCGAGGTGCGGCTCCCGACGCGGCAAGTCTTCGACGGCCTCGTGTGCATCAACATGATCCACATCAGCCCTTGGGCCTCGACACTGGGGCTCTTCGCGAGCACACGTGAGGTCGTGCGGCCGGGCGGGTTCGTGCTGCTCTACGGCCCCTACCGCCGAGGTGGCCGGCACACGGCCGAGAGCAACGCCCGGTTCGACGCCGACCTCCGCGTGCGGAACCCCGAGTGGGGCGTGCGGGATCTCGACGAGGTCGTGGCGGTCGCCGAGCGCGAGGGGCTCGGGCTCGAGCGCGTGGTCGAGATGCCCCGCGACAACCTCACGGTCGTGCTGCGGAAGGCAGTGTCACGAGAGGACGGCGAGCCATGA
- a CDS encoding endonuclease/exonuclease/phosphatase family protein produces the protein MRMVSYNVRYFGHGTRGIASTQGGMRRIAQAIVKLDPMPDVVMLQEVETTSIRSNALHWTGGVRQIDVFTEILAAEVLHQRHSRDAYTAHYFPAHVYGPKVKPVYTTGLATLVRQSVPVVEAKAQDITQREGYLFPSFKQTRLCAKVRVAHPELGEVDFFNTHLSLPQAFTKRFWQQKDKMGHGENQLAEIEALLKFVSSEKGEGGFVLAGDFNAGPGSPVVERMRQEGLRHGLESAHGLDEHALRGFPTAGFMHLRMHIDHAFTSAGLAFDHFDETFAFGRGHGPFHGLSDHMPLIGKLVRG, from the coding sequence ATGAGGATGGTCTCGTACAATGTGCGCTACTTCGGGCACGGCACCCGCGGCATCGCGAGCACGCAGGGGGGAATGCGGCGGATCGCGCAGGCCATCGTGAAGCTCGATCCGATGCCCGACGTCGTGATGCTCCAAGAGGTCGAGACCACCTCGATCCGCTCGAACGCGCTGCACTGGACGGGCGGGGTGCGGCAGATCGACGTCTTCACGGAGATCCTCGCGGCCGAGGTGCTCCACCAGCGGCACAGCCGCGACGCCTACACGGCGCACTATTTTCCCGCGCACGTGTACGGCCCCAAGGTGAAGCCGGTCTACACGACGGGGCTCGCCACGCTCGTGCGTCAGAGCGTTCCCGTGGTCGAGGCGAAGGCCCAAGACATCACCCAACGCGAGGGGTACCTCTTCCCTTCGTTCAAGCAGACGCGGCTCTGCGCCAAGGTGCGCGTCGCTCACCCGGAGCTCGGCGAGGTCGACTTTTTCAACACGCACCTCTCGCTCCCTCAGGCCTTCACGAAGCGTTTTTGGCAGCAGAAGGACAAGATGGGCCACGGCGAGAACCAGCTCGCCGAGATCGAGGCGCTGCTCAAGTTCGTGAGCTCCGAGAAGGGCGAGGGCGGCTTCGTGCTCGCGGGAGACTTCAACGCGGGGCCGGGCTCGCCGGTCGTGGAGCGCATGCGGCAGGAGGGGCTCCGCCACGGTCTCGAGAGCGCCCACGGCCTCGACGAGCACGCGCTCCGTGGGTTCCCGACGGCCGGGTTCATGCACCTTCGCATGCACATCGATCACGCGTTCACGAGCGCGGGGCTCGCGTTCGATCACTTCGACGAGACCTTCGCGTTCGGGCGTGGGCACGGCCCCTTCCACGGGCTCTCGGACCACATGCCGCTCATCGGCAAGCTCGTTCGCGGGTAG